One genomic window of Glycine soja cultivar W05 chromosome 9, ASM419377v2, whole genome shotgun sequence includes the following:
- the LOC114367405 gene encoding O-fucosyltransferase 35-like, translated as MTRPAHSFKRNNNNSEIELQINSPRSPLVSAEGSVSKRNQHHQKEKKNKFGCWVFLLFCGVCLFLGLLMICASAWWFRSKVHSTHESIIQELSDSITSQNLMDQSSHGYAYREGANEVDRTLKLVTTGVIDG; from the exons ATGACTCGTCCAGCTCACTCATTCAAacgcaacaacaacaacagtgaGATTGAGCTTCAAATCAACTCACCCAGATCACCCTTGGTTTCTGCTGAAGGGTCTGTTTCAAAAAGGAATCAGCATCatcaaaaggagaaaaagaacaaatttgGTTGTTGGGTGTTCTTGCTCTTCTGTGGGGTGTGCTTGTTTCTGGGTCTTCTCATGATTTGTGCTTCTGCCTGGTGGTTCCGATCTAAAGTACATAGTACACATGAATCCATTATTCAG GAACTATCTGACTCCATTACTAGTCAAAATCTAATGGATCAAAGCTCCCATGGTTATGCATATAGGGAGGGAGCAAATGAGGTTGACCGAACTCTAAAGTTGGTAACTACAGGGGTGATTGACGGCTAG